In the genome of Amphiura filiformis chromosome 4, Afil_fr2py, whole genome shotgun sequence, one region contains:
- the LOC140150037 gene encoding uncharacterized protein: MLQSDLIMVTIKCPDDFTVTTDLGLAYASKVTWPQPIIQGYEEHFNITSNQPLEASFTIGDHILTWIASRGSTFSTDCNFTLSVSDEESPSIQCPEDRLMHVYTGNTSIPVRWESAVATDNSGQDVRLIGSHSSDDRFHLGSTLVTYSATDESGNMATCKFNVTVAALCSEEITYTENTGELTWQASRIGEVVNSSRKCPIDSTNLHKEVATRQCVAHETLGASWDHLKFTDCGDKVKLNFAKLSDVPVDLLNIEEVAYALDYLTADTHSITSHDLTNIVITMRKIVTLDATLSEILLAVINTTNLLLSSKYLRPCQGKNSTVMSTEMLLSIIKTVDHQMSVSSEQGAVAKFDDIYFTRHGIELENAADGFVNIKAHSSGNTNICVYVRVKESCIKHIGKSKAKKNATLVVYGANTGRQMITNSLREQRLLIVSPLVSIELEYNECRNITVEIPFQRTQLQQVKEVRTLESKEVKCVVMTESDNSNETRTNVCETVILKDASITCECDRIGVFVAVMEYECWTMISWAFYSKGSFYVAIIALFITIVVVLRSAIITKKMPTTGESIRCVSLASLICLYISFLALDHVSSLPFGCVAFKACVQYFTIATLLWSAIEAQVIYSLIRNADDTNCRFWLPIRCLLACFVPLLSVGLTFWLRIEELQGIERCVITEEVLGSLTVIVPTCLIVVHNTLIYLVIVYRLVQSRRLFFTNKLQRFVFAEAMCFFLTVLLIMTSAYYFLLTRAAVYQIVFSVSLIVFAVFILAVTCLRLGHSVRRSNTYDVHPDSQDNEDNVPIRSKTVDYVSPFADGVEMNDLARENGEGKIVANDDASNSAVSNKEAVLEYFCPTTDGVKLNDVKSSEEDKNEDRQGEAKHDTNDSTDSDDAVKDGTAETSF; encoded by the exons atgctccAAAGtgacttaatta TGGTAACAATCAAGTGTCCAGATGATTTCACCGTAACGACAGATCTAGGTTTAGCGTACGCAAGTAAGGTTACATGGCCTCAACCAATAATTCAAGGTTATGAGGAACACTTCAACATCACGTCAAATCAACCACTTGAAGCTTCTTTTACCATCGGTGATCATATATTGACTTGGATAGCATCGAGAGGATCGACATTCAGCACTGATTGCAACTTCACGCTTTCTGTATCTG ATGAAGAATCGCCTTCAATTCAATGTCCAGAAGATAGACTTATGCACGTATACACCGGAAACACATCGATCCCAGTAAGATGGGAGTCAGCCGTTGCAACGGACAACTCTGGACAAGATGTGAGGTTGATTGGTAGTCATTCATCTGATGACAGATTTCATCTTGGTTCTACACTAGTTACATATTCTGCAACTGATGAAAGTGGTAACATGGCTACGTGCAAATTCAATGTTACGGTAGCAG CTTTATGTTCTGAAGAAATCACGTATACGGAAAACACAGGAGAACTAACATGGCAAGCGTCGAGGATAGGAGAAGTGGTAAATTCCAGTAGAAAATGTCCAATTGATTCGACAAATC ttcATAAGGAAGTTGCAACAAGGCAGTGTGTGGCACACGAAACTTTAGGCGCCTCTTGGGATCATCTCAAATTTACTGACTGCGGCGACAAAGTTAAACTAAATTTTGCCAAATTATCAGAT GTTCCAGTCGACTTGTTAAATATTGAGGAAGTGGCTTACGCTCTGGATTATTTGACTGCAGATACTCATTCAATAACGTCACATGATCTTACCAATATTGTAATTACAATGAGAAAGATCGTTACATTGGATGCAACATTGTCGGAG ATTCTGTTAGCTGTGATTAATACAACAAACCTCTTATTGTCATCAAAGTATTTGCGGCCGTGTCAAGGAAAAAATAGCACCGTAATGTCAACAGAAATGTTATTATCGATTATAAAAACGGTAGACCACCAAATGTCCGTATCATCCGAACAGGGAGCCGTTGCGAAATTCGATGACATCTATTTCACAAGACACGGTATTGAATTGGAAAATGCAGCGGATGGCTTCGTCAACATTAAGGCACACTCATCAGGCAACACCAATATTTGTGTTTACGTCAGAGTAAAAGAGTCGTGTATCAAACACATTGGCAAAAGTAAAG CAAAGAAAAACGCGACATTAGTTGTCTACGGTGCAAATACAGGGCGACAAATGATAACAAACTCATTGAGGGAGCAAAGATTACTTATTGTCAGTCCGTTGGTGTCCATAGAACTTGAATATAACGAATGCAGAAATATAACTGTGGAAATACCATTTCAGAGAACG CAGCTTCAGCAAGTCAAAGAGGTACGGACACTTGAAAGTAAAGAAGTAAAATGTGTAGTAATGACGGAGAGCGACAACTCTAACGAAACAAGGACAAATGTATGCGAAACGGTAATACTAAAAGACGCTAGTATCACCTGTGAATGTGACAGGATTGGGGTATTTGTGGCAGTAATG GAGTATGAATGTTGGACAATGATATCCTGGGCATTTTATAGCAAAGGGTCATTCTATGTTGCTATTATTGCGCTTTTCATCACCATCGTTGTGGTTTTAAGGAG TGCGATCATCACCAAGAAAATGCCAACAACAGGTGAAAGTATTCGGTGCGTTTCCTTGGCATCTTTGATTTGTCTTTACATCTCATTTCTTGCTCTTGACCACGTTTCGAGTCTCCCATTCGGATGTGTCGCTTTTAAGGCATGTGTGCAGTATTTCACCATTGCTACCCTATTGTGGTCAGCCATAGAAGCACAAGTGATTTACTCATTGATAAGAAATGCAGATGACACTAATTGTCGATTCTGGTTACCAATTAGGTGCCTACTCGCTTGCT TTGTCCCACTTTTATCTGTTGGATTAACCTTCTGGTTAAGAATCGAGGAGTTACAAGGGATCGAAAG ATGCGTGATAACGGAAGAAGTCCTTGGCTCTTTGACGGTGATTGTCCCAACATGTCTCATTGTGGTTCATAACACGTTGATTTATCTCGTAATCGTTTATCGTCTGGTGCAATCTAGGCGGCTCTTTTTCACCAACAAGCTCCAGCGTTTTGTCTTTGCCGAAGCTATGTGTTTCTTCCTAACTGTGTTACTTATAATGACGTCAGCTTATTATTTCCTGCTTACGAGAGCAGCTGTCTACCAGATTGTGTTCAGCGTCTCTTTAATCGTTTTTGCCGTGTTCATCCTCGCCGTTACTTGTCTGCGTCTTGGCCACTCCGTTCGTAGGTCGAATACGTATGATGTTCATCCAGATTCACAAGATAACGAAGACAATGTACCCATAAGAAGTAAAACCGTGGATTATGTCAGTCCATTTGCTGATGGTGTAGAAATGAATGACTTGGCTCGGGAAAACGGAGAAGGCAAGATTGTAGCGAACGATGATGCCAGCAATTCCGCTGTCAGCAACAAAGAAGCTGTCCTGGAATATTTTTGTCCCACTACTGACGGTGTCAAACTTAATGACGTAAAATCTTCAGAGGAAGACAAAAACGAAGACAGACAGGGTGAAGCAAAACATGATACTAACGATTCGACTGACAGTGACGACGCTGTGAAAGATGGAACCGCTGAAACGTCATTTTAA
- the LOC140150038 gene encoding hyalin-like, giving the protein MVEHVQVLGDVLVPMCTQETAAKHVSLINQDLIKLTLTLSIAICEPQCQHGGTCSSPGRCTCTSDWEGARCQEPVCSPRCENGGICSSPWICTCTQGYVGSACEQAVEITCPDNISTPTDEGVNYTSVIWSEPQPQGGAGLVYTNSSHTPGFTFYLGTTTVTYLVHTAEQRIVAQCDFSIGIVDIEAPKVTCPNDTNILIGPDTPAIVTWDEPGRVDNSGYVNVSSSHNSGDMFVVGDTVVLYQATDASNNVNNCSFLVQVEVVNITCPNTKIVAVDKAVGSSHVSWDLPALTIADERVEIITPDDPDNMYNIEVIESVSFITDTSVIAKTDMDGSIKASDMSSHGDNLIPVTIVAKPKTIRNNHQIVESSANGPSTAKYSYTGSGFFLSEFVETELTDMLPSTATERNERAVTIASTFQDDTTDASGLGGLITETDEDDSIATATDSTGFEELTSVISINNEHETERVTELITSVNNDMYTFSGHGDLSTVYPEKLREVTTTASASEEEEKYATTPGDQNEVTIPVDQNEPDSVVDFDYVTVVPALEEDSRIEVIASHNPGDLFSIGVTRVNYSVFEIASNMLITNCSFDVEVIAVDISCPADIHKPIDAKMLSTSVSWKPPNATGGEGLVKVIENHSPEDQFTVGSTQVIYDVVDDNDDHVTCCYFNIYIYAVSIVCPDDVYNSTEPAHGFTHVYWNPARIVGNDDYISISSTHNSGDSFQIGPSVIAYEVWSVVSNEIVTNCTFGVFISDIEVPTISCPADILIFVDVSIEPNVTWEAVNATDNSGYYTINCTHTSGAVFSVGLHKVICSSFDPYGNQNRCNFTVHIEGVEMKCPKDIRTVIDKGSIMATVTWDHPDVIGGLNQTNLTFNENPGDKFPVGRTVIEYMVYSPMSQVITSCNFTIAVFDPDIPTLFCPDEVYQLTEKDKPKQIFWDLPEIFDFSGIATLTYRSHTPGIVFYEGSTMVEYEATDFMGKTGYCTFTVEVIGVQIICPRNVHAVTDFRSAYANVTWNAPEVFGAEGFAEVNVTGELWQEFPIGQSLINYDVFDSDGIVVTNCTFEVQVEDIEVPVIICPADVLVLVELQITPPVYWNIPYARDNSDVINAITSTYKSGDIFQIGSTNVTYNVEDGFGNTNACSFNIFVQEVSMDCPSDFNVTASKGLAYATTVMWPQPVIHGYAGHLDVISTRPQRDSFVIGKHVVTYTASDGSAFKTKCNFSITVYDGECPIIVCPEDVIVLVEPHVTPTVSWSTPYVTDNSGVIRSMASTSKPGEAFQIGSTNVSYTVKDAAGNMNECLDT; this is encoded by the exons atggtggAACATGTTCAAGTCCTGGGCGATGTACTTGTACCAATGTGTACACAGGAAACCGCTGCCAAACACGTAAGTTTGATTAATCAGGATCTTATCAAGTTGACATTAACACTATCCATTG CAATATGCGAACCACAGTGTCAACACGGTGGAACATGTTCAAGTCCAGGACGATGTACGTGCACCTCGGATTGGGAAGGAGCGAGATGTCAAGAGC CTGTATGCTCACCAAGGTGTGAAAATGGTGGCATTTGCTCTAGCCCATGGATTTGTACATGTACGCAGGGTTATGTGGGATCGGCATGTGAGCAAG CTGTCGAAATAACTTGTCCAGATAATATTTCAACACCAACTGATGAAGGTGTCAACTACACGTCTGTGATTTGGAGCGAGCCTCAGCCTCAAGGAGGGGCAGGACTTGTGTACACAAACTCTTCCCATACGCCTGGTTTTACGTTCTATTTGGGTACAACTACGGTAACCTATTTGGTACACACAGCAGAGCAAAGGATAGTTGCCCAGTGCGACTTTAGCATTGGTATAGTCG ATATCGAAGCACCAAAAGTAACATGTCCAAATGATACAAATATCCTGATCGGCCCTGATACACCTGCCATTGTGACATGGGATGAACCAGGACGTGTAGACAATTCTGGCTATGTAAATGTGTCGTCATCTCATAATTCTGGTGATATGTTCGTTGTTGGTGATACTGTAGTTCTTTACCAAGCTACTGACGCATCTAACAACGTCAACAACTGCAGCTTTTTAGTACAAGTGGAAG TGGTTAACATCACCTGCCCAAACACCAAGATAGTTGCTGTCGACAAAGCTGTCGGAAGCTCACACGTATCGTGGGATCTACCCGCGCTCACTATTGCAGATGAACGAGTTGAAATAATTACGCCTGATGACCCTGACAATATGTACAACATTGAAGTCATTGAAAGCGTTTCATTTATAACGGACACGTCGGTAATCGCCAAGACTGACATGGACGGAAGTATTAAAGCCAGTGATATGTCATCACATGGTGATAACCTGATTCCTGTGACCATTGTGGCAAAGCCCAAAACAATAAGAAATAATCATCAAATCGTTGAATCTAGTGCAAACGGTCCGTCTACCGCAAAATATAGTTATACTGGAAGCGGATTCTTCCTCAGCGAATTTGTTGAAACAGAATTGACTGATATGTTACCTTCAACTGCAACTGAGCGAAATGAAAGAGCGGTTACCATTGCGTCAACTTTTCAAGACGACACCACGGACGCGAGTGGGCTCGGTGGACTAATCACTGAGACAGATGAGGATGACTCGATTGCGACAGCAACAGACTCAACAGGATTTGAAGAATTAACATCTGTAATTTCTATAAATAACGAGCATGAAACAGAACGCGTCACTGAATTGATAACATCTGTAAATAATGATATGTATACATTCAGCGGTCATGGCGATTTGTCAACTGTATATCCAGAAAAATTGAGAGAAGTGACCACAACGGCTTCTGCaagtgaagaagaagaaaaatatgcAACCACACCAGGCGATCAGAATGAAGTAACCATACCAGTCGATCAGAATGAACCGGACAGTGTCGTTGACTTTGATTATGTGACAGTAGTTCCAGCATTGGAAGAGGATAGCAGAATAGAAGTCATCGCATCACATAACCCTGGTGATCTGTTTAGCATCGGTGTAACTAGAGTGAATTATTCTGTGTTTGAGATTGCTAGTAACATGCTTATTACAAATTGTAGCTTTGATGTCGAAGTGATAG CTGTGGATATCAGTTGTCCTGCAGATATCCATAAACCCATCGACGCAAAAATGTTGTCCACTAGTGTATCTTGGAAACCTCCAAATGCTACCGGAGGGGAAGGACTCGTCAAAGTCATTGAAAATCATTCACCAGAAGACCAGTTTACTGTGGGCTCAACTCAAGTAATCTATGATGttgttgatgacaatgatgatcatGTGACGTGCTGCTACTTTAACATATATATTTATG CGGTGTCCATAGTTTGTCCAGATGACGTCTATAATTCCACGGAACCTGCACATGGCTTTACCCACGTATATTGGAATCCAGCACGAATAGTTGGTAATGACGACTACATCTCCATATCCTCAACACACAATTCCGGGGATAGTTTCCAAATTGGCCCATCAGTGATAGCCTATGAAGTATGGAGTGTCGTCAGCAATGAAATTGTTACCAATTGCACGTTCGGAGTGTTCATTTCAG ATATTGAGGTTCCGACCATCTCCTGTCCTGCAGATATTCTTATCTTTGTGGATGTTTCTATTGAACCAAACGTCACGTGGGAAGCTGTTAATGCCACTGACAATTCTGGATACTACACTATCAACTGTACACACACTTCTGGAGCTGTTTTCTCAGTTGGCCTACACAAGGTGATATGCTCTTCATTTGATCCGTATGGAAATCAAAACAGGTGCAACTTTACTGTGCATATAGAGG GTGTGGAAATGAAATGTCCGAAAGACATCAGAACTGTCATCGATAAAGGATCCATCATGGCCACAGTCACGTGGGATCACCCTGACGTCATTGGTGGTTTGAATCAGACTAATCTTACATTTAATGAGAACCCAGGAGACAAGTTTCCAGTTGGACGCACTGTCATTGAATATATGGTTTATAGTCCAATGTCACAAGTTATCACTTCATGCAATTTTACCATTGCTGTCTTTG ATCCCGATATACCAACACTCTTCTGTCCAGATGAAGTATATCAGTTGACGGAGAAAGACAAGCCAAAACAGATCTTCTGGGATTTGCCAGAGATTTTTGACTTTTCAGGAATAGCAACTTTAACCTACCGTAGCCACACACCTGGAATTGTATTTTACGAAGGATCGACGATGGTAGAATATGAAGCAACAGATTTCATGGGAAAGACTGGATATTGCACTTTTACTGTGGAAGTtatag GTGTACAGATTATTTGCCCAAGGAACGTACACGCCGTTACAGACTTTCGATCAGCTTATGCCAATGTAACGTGGAACGCCCCGGAAGTATTCGGTGCAGAAGGTTTTGCAGAGGTCAATGTAACTGGTGAACTCTGGCAGGAGTTTCCAATCGGACAGTCGCTAATAAACTACGACGTATTTGACAGTGATGGGATAGTTGTGACTAATTGCACGTTTGAAGTACAAGTGGAAG aTATTGAAGTTCCGGTTATCATCTGTCCTGCTGATGTATTGGTACTTGTAGAGCTCCAAATAACCCCACCAGTCTATTGGAACATTCCGTATGCCAGAGACAACTCTGATGTAATTAATGCAATCACATCCACCTACAAATCCGGCGATATATTCCAAATTGGCTCAACCAATGTAACTTACAATGTGGAAGACGGGTTTGGAAATACCAACGCGTGTAGCTTTAACATATTTGTTCAAG AGGTATCGATGGATTGTCCATCAGATTTCAACGTTACAGCCAGTAAAGGTCTGGCATATGCAACTACTGTTATGTGGCCCCAGCCAGTCATCCATGGATACGCGGGTCATCTAGACGTAATCTCAACTCGGCCGCAGAGAGATTCGTTTGTAATTGGGAAGCATGTTGTTACGTACACTGCGTCTGATGGATCGGCATTCAAAACCAAGTGCAATTTTTCTATAACGGTCTATG ATGGGGAATGTCCAATAATTGTTTGTCCCGAAGATGTTATAGTTTTAGTAGAGCCACATGTCACACCAACAGTCTCATGGTCAACGCCATATGTCACAGACAATTCTGGTGTCATTAGAAGTATGGCATCAACATCAAAGCCTGGAGAGGCATTTCAGATCGGCTCGACAAATGTATCATATACTGTAAAAGACGCAGCTGgaaatatgaatgaat GTCTTGATACATGA